The genomic window CTCTATATCTGTTTCCAGATGGTCGAGTTCGGAGCGTATTTTAGTCAGAATGGTAGCGATCTCATTGAAGTCCTTTAGTCTTTTATTCCAATATCGAGTTTCTAGCTCCAATCGAGCAATAGTCTCTTCGTTACCGTACTGCTCTATCTTGTCCCTCAGCACATCTATACTTCGGGTTACCTGAATGATATTGTAAGTTTATGTTCTGGATTTTTTCCTCAGTTAGTGACTTAAGTTTACCACATGATAATATTTTCCCACAGCTAGAACTCAGGCCTTTCTAAGATAAACTACTGGTTCAAAAGAACCACCATATTATGGCgttccatgttttttttttctattagaaGGCATAgaggtgtgcgttcgcgcagcggaatgttgttgaatttaaagattttaattatgcagataattagtgtaagacgtcctataattgtgtatggtaaataaaaatttgtgtatgcagccattgtggagaaattcaccaaaaacagattccgctgggcgaacgttggcgaacgtcgtcctggcggaactttttttaatccatagactttagaagaaaagagatgtgtccgaaaattagtgtgtatttgtgtataattgattatgtatgaatgaaatcagtgcatgcataaacttcggagaaattcaagtttccgctacgcgaacgtttggccattagctagttttcatataaagcgcttacatagagagctgtagatttttacatacgttgttttgaatttgtttatattagtttaaaaaacagatttagaaaaagtcgtagggtttaaaagataaaaatataaacgtaaaatacacttattaggtcttagttcttaaagtatgcagtttggggtctagattttcacgtttacacaaaccttgtaagtgtctccaacatgttgccaagtatcaatgatgttccgttagtaattaaaaagttataggatattttaccatgaatagatcactgtttacaaagcagtcgaatatcacgacgttctaaaggaattgcatggtaaaatgtatgccaataattagtttaatcattcaactattcacttgcaaaatttcatgtcattaaattcagtaattaaagaaagacaattataatactgacggagcatcgaaaacctacataatccgaccaagttcggatagctacaaaaaagcggccgtgccatatgtctaagaaacgttcttaacttggaaggttagtatatttattaatatggtacagttgcgtacacaagctttaggcaaaaataaaacaattacatttcttgaatgaaaaatatttttttaataataacgccactatctacgacattttagttaaaatacgtaacgtttattaacgttatttttaatcacgtagttaagtaatttatgtaagtaataataataaaaatatttttgtacacggatatttaaatagagaagtacttgttaattgaaatttatttttatcgtagatagtggcattattattaaaaaaatatttttcaatcaagaaatacaattgttttattttttcctaacgcatgtgtacgcaactgtaccatattaataaatactaacctaccaagttaagaacgttgcttagacatatggcacggccgcttttttgtagctatccgaacttggtcggattatgtagggtttcgatgctccgtcagtattataattgtctttctttaattactgaatttaatgacatgaaattttgcaagtgaatagttgaatgattaaactaattattggcatacattttaccatgcaattcctttagaacgtcgtgatattcgactgctttgtaaacagtgatctattcatggtaaaatatcctataactttttaattactaacggaacatcattgatacttggcaacatgttggagacacttacaaggtttgtgtaaacgtgaaaatctaggccccaaactgcatactttaagaactaagacctaataagtgtattttacgtttatatttttatcttttaaaccctacgactttttctaaatctgttttttaaacaaatataaacaaattcaaaacaacgtacgtaaaaatctacagctctctatgtaagcgctttatatgaaaactagctaatggccaaacgttcgcgtagcggaaacttgaatttctccgaagtttatgcatgcactgatttcattcatacataatcaattatacacaaatacacactaattttcggacacatctcttttcttctaaagtctatggattaaaaaaagttccgccaggacaacgttcgccaacgttcgcccagcggaatctgtttttggtgaatttctccacaatggctgcatacacaaatttttatttaccatacacaattataggacgtcttacactaattatctgcataattaaaatctttaaattcaacaacattccgctgcgcgaacgcacacggcATAGAGGGTAGTAATTATAAGGTACTAACTTCAGCAGTATCGACGGATCGCTTCTTATGTCGTCTATATATTTGCAAATGTTCCTTATTCTTCTCATAGAGATTGTGTATGAGTGTGTTCATCTTTTCGTTACACTGTTCATTGTATTTGCGCATGTTTGTATTCATGCGGTCTACCGTCTCTTCCACGCTCACTGCTATTTCGTAAAGCTGAAATAATTTGATGTTGATAGACTGCGCTAAATCTAAgagctaaatatgtataaaagaaGTTCGTGTTACttacactacttataactcaagaatggctgaaccgaaTGACTGAAGAAGGAAATAGGGTAGgatttttgtcaccattcggCTACGGGAAACAGTTATCTGGGGAAGCGattgaaaccgcgggcggaactAAGTATTGATACCTAAGTAGAACTTCAGTGAATCTAGCCAAATGACTAGTCCAGCTAGGTCAAAACGAGAAATATAATTTGCTCCCGCATTTCAACTGTATCGTAGGTTTGCTTAGTTATAATTAGGTACCAAATACATGAACAAACATCTAGCGGTAGGTACTTACTCGGTCAGCTAACATCACTGAAAGATATGTATGTGCAAAGGTGCACAGGTAATTAACTTTCTTAAGAGACTCCTCGAAATATTCCTTTGCAAACTCGTGCAATCTGTCTTGTCTGAACTCCCAAGCATCTCTTGTCTGCCTGAGTTCCTCCAAGAACTTGGCCTGTCCGTCTATGACTTGTTGGTATTTAAATTTCTCTACTTCATTGTTCAGCGGAAGATACTCTTTGAGGAAAGCAGCCTGGTTTTGCTCATAAATAGTTATCGTGTCATTTATCAGTTTCACAAAAAGTTTGTTATCCAAGAAATGaaggtatttatctattttttttattacgtcaTCTATCGTGAATGTAAAGTAATTCATGAACCctgtgattattttttttatttccccgTAGTAAGCGCTAGATCTGAGGCCATCATGGAGTTTGAGGCGTTCTATGAGGCGCACAAAACATTTGAAGATTGGCGTCGGGTTGTCAGAGAGAAGTACAGTGGAACCGTGGAACATCTTCATCCTGACGTTGTAGATAAAGTCCTTGAAATTATGGGTACTCTTCGCCTTGCGGTCGGTGTGGAAACGGAAGCCTGCATTGGATATTTGGGGTTGGTCTCCCAGCTGtttcaaaataagtttattattagatattctGAAGCTTAAAGGCTTTTTAAGTAAGGTCAACAAGCCCTAGTTTTAAGGTTGCATAGAGATCACCTTATAGTTTGAGTAACAGGGAATTATTATAAAGATGTTGGTCTAGGCGCCtcaaaaaaaacatgaattccACCACCCCGGAAACCAGCCCAAGGTTTCCTGCACAAACCGCCCAAGCAATACATAGCTAACGATTGTTAGATTCAGCAAAGCCATACCTATTATGAATAATTGACTATATCCTTTAAGAATAACTGCCCCTAAACATAAACcgcatacctacctacctatatctaCGACTTTGATTGTATCGGATGTTTCGTAGTACCTAATTCGTTTTAAAGAGCCCAGATTTCACAAGTCTTTTGAAAGGACTGCAAAAACAGTCTTCAAACATGCGAATTCTGAATAAAGGCAAAAAATATAGATGGTAAAGGTAttctaatttttcatatttttaacccccgacgcaaaaacgacggggtgttataagtttgacgtgtctgtgtgtgtgtgtgtgtgtgtgtgtgtgtgtgtgtgtgtgtgtgtgtgtgtgtgtgtgtgtgtgtgtgtgtatgtggcatcgtagctcccaaacggatgatccgattgtaatgcggttttttttgtttgaaaggaatgtcattcgggagtgttcttagcaaAGAAGAGTTCTtagaaatcggttcaggtcttcaaggtcatcagctcgtttgataggtgtgataggaatgttacacgctcagttacttgcaagcatatgtgggatctgaaatttgaaacactaatgtcttctggaaccactgagctggtctgctgttagggcacgaagataggagacgtaaccctgaactgccttttagtaaacgcatcgagtttgggctcgttgaatttgtcttgacgagtcctcttcatgtttctaattgacgagaacctgatgcaagaaatgggatgtgacggatgaaaccctggaatgccggaatgaaacggataaaccgatttatatttttgctgaaaatttagtatgaccaaaggttagtctttattgtttctcaatctgtgcaattctcccagagccagtttgtcatgaggccGATGTCTTTGGCCGAGATCAAATTAAATgtaagaaggaaaaattaaggagctccttcaaaaagcgtgaaataaaataaaattataaatttaaaaaaacccccgccCCAAAAAATTAAGCCATTAAACcctttaaaaagcaaaaaataactaaacactacgtaagtaccaactaaagcatgtcagactaaactaaatttgacgtgtcggggaccgctttttacctttaaaaatactaacataaatcaaatgatacctacctaattacaacattcgtataaaaaaacacgtatgtaaacacaattatatacaaagttataagtagtatatatgttaccgtaagattacaaacatcgttagattacaatctatctcgagagattgtaaactgtcgaattattgtgaaccgtaacatctgattgcaatttaacgcattatttttcgctatattataatctatcgatgagaaattgtcaaattgtcaactgtccgaaagctctctctgattggtcagtctttttgtaagatcgaccaatcacgaccagccgttctgttcccatggagttcccgtagagttaggaatgaaatagaggtgtcagttaaataaaataaatgctcttcaaaaattcttcaagtattaaatttatataaaaataactcttataaaaatacagttaggtattttgtcttcaaatacaaactaatatttaaaaataaaataaaaggggtgctaattaaacagggttctttttaatatcattattcgcccccaaaaatgtatgttgccttctaaattactaagtcagccacaattaataaagcgtcgagcatctaaataatactatcttagccacgagttatcttccactctaaatacaactcagcatgatggttatttttttgcatctaaatttgtagcatgcattcta from Helicoverpa zea isolate HzStark_Cry1AcR chromosome 20, ilHelZeax1.1, whole genome shotgun sequence includes these protein-coding regions:
- the LOC124640419 gene encoding uncharacterized protein LOC124640419; its protein translation is MLGDQPQISNAGFRFHTDRKAKSTHNFKDFIYNVRMKMFHGSTVLLSDNPTPIFKCFVRLIERLKLHDGLRSSAYYGEIKKIITGFMNYFTFTIDDVIKKIDKYLHFLDNKLFVKLINDTITIYEQNQAAFLKEYLPLNNEVEKFKYQQVIDGQAKFLEELRQTRDAWEFRQDRLHEFAKEYFEESLKKVNYLCTFAHTYLSVMLADRLYEIAVSVEETVDRMNTNMRKYNEQCNEKMNTLIHNLYEKNKEHLQIYRRHKKRSVDTAEVTRSIDVLRDKIEQYGNEETIARLELETRYWNKRLKDFNEIATILTKIRSELDHLETDIEKYNSIRSMELPSAKTVCFELIGENLRERIAYLHAKQLEMSKTLITFFCVRGTDRILYTDSVGSYYCDEFNHQNYITNFGLKFFHVNCYGEFSENLETEPYYFDENGRYILRNGEKFHQVAPCTSEYKLGEDGLFKKVTKDCGHSEKVNPDCRLEIKDLTDVVILPKNTDLIDMSDVTLDAEAVKYLWDSFGMILPEVLNEVASRQPKNPIHYMAHILLKRRFESTHTELRELRRLADQYRKKFYNERRDKAAEERKTWKEKNLHRRKPDVYEDSAELAQFSQQATASQFINNMQFYS